One Brassica napus cultivar Da-Ae chromosome C2, Da-Ae, whole genome shotgun sequence DNA window includes the following coding sequences:
- the LOC106431484 gene encoding protein phosphatase 2C 70, with translation MAMLETKIIIIVILLLLMVLMLFLFSLVILFACKPWRYLPLFRSSTFKLGELQRPLVSDGDGEHLNQGQTGEEGSREYDLEGACYQNEGILQGRAYKQRLPSSSPHLNQGRTLKHPADKVSLGDVETDDLQDNTSQSLQHDLEKERLSELSPGLVIVNDQRSWLCLEVISGPSIGLQFAVHSVSTSKLPLGLGRVPPSGMLLKDPEVSGKHAQITWNSTKFKWELVDMGSLNGTLLNSRSVSHPDLGSRKWGQPVGLASEDIITLGTTTKLYVLISSQNEFKTPFRVGVASDPMAKRRGGRKLPMEDFCYYKWPLPGVNKFGLFCVCDGHGGAGAAQSAVKIIPEVLANILSDSLEKEKVLSQRDASDVLKDVLAKTEARLEDHLYEGCTATVLLVWKDDEENLFAQCANLGDSACVINLDGRYIQMTEDHRVASLTERRRIQEAGLSLRDNETRIFGINLARMLGDKFPKQHDGRFSAEPYISEPLRIDQSNKDVFAVLASDGLWDVVSPSKAVQLVLQMREKERGTEDSAEKIAKGLLDQANVMRTKDNTSIIYLDFDPSL, from the exons ATGGCGATGTTAGAGAcgaagattattattattgtgatattattattattgatggTGCTTATGTTGTTTCTCTTCTCCCTCGTCATCCTCTTCGCCTGCAAGCCATGGCGCTACCTTCCCCTTTTCCGATCCTCTACCTTCAAG TTGGGGGAATTGCAGAGGCCGCTTGTATCTGATGGTGATGGTGAGCATTTGAACCAAGGCCAAACCGGTGAGGAGGGGTCAAGGGAATATGATTTAGAGGGAGCTTGCTATCAGAATGAAGGGATTTTGCAGGGACGGGCTTACAAACAAAGGCTTCCTTCTTCGTCTCCCCATCTCAACCAAG GTCGAACGCTTAAACATCCAGCTGACAAGGTTAGCTTGGGGGATGTGGAAACCGATGACTTGCAGGACAACACAAGTCAGAGCCTACAGCATGATCTGGAAAAGGAGAGACTTTCCGAGCTTTCTCCAGGACTTGTTATTGTTAATGATCAAA GAAGTTGGCTGTGCCTGGAGGTCATTTCGGGTCCATCCATTGGGCTTCAATTTGCTGTTCACTCCGTGAGTACTTCCAAGCTGCCATTGGGCCTTGGAAGGGTTCCTCCTTCTGGTATGTTATTGAAGGACCCTGAGGTTTCAGGGAAGCATGCACAAATCACATGGAACTCTACT AAATTTAAATGGGAGCTGGTAGACATGGGTAGTTTAAATGGAACTCTCTTGAACTCTCGGTCAGTAAGCCATCCTGATTTAGGCAGCCGAAAGTGGGGTCAGCCCGTTGGGCTTGCAAGTGAAGATATAATAACTTTGGGAACAACGACAAAGCTCTAT GTCCTTATCTCATCTCAGAATGAGTTTAAGACACCGTTCAGAGTTGGTGTGGCCTCAGATCCCATGGCCAAGCGTCGCGGAGGCAGGAAACTTCCAATGGAAGATTTTTGTTATTACAAGTGGCCGCTTCCTGGGGTTAATAAG TTTGGGCTGTTTTGTGTTTGTGATGGACATGGGGGAGCTGGGGCTGCTCAGTCCGCTGTAAA AATTATTCCTGAGGTTCTGGCGAATATTTTATCAGACTCTCTGGAGAAGGAGAAAGTGTTATCACAGCGAGATGCTTCGGATGTTCTCAAGGACGTGCTTGCGAAAACAGAAGCACGCTTGGAAGATCACCTATATGAG GGTTGTACAGCTACTGTTCTCTTGGTCTGGAAAGACGATGAAGAAAATTTATTCGCACAGTGTGCCAATCTTGGTGATTCAGCATGTGTAATCAA CCTTGATGGGAGATATATACAAATGACTGAAGATCATCGAGTGGCTAGCTTGACCGAGAGAAGAAGAATTCAAGAAGCAGGACTATCTTTGAGAGATAATGAGACTAGGATCTTTG GTATAAACCTTGCACGGATGCTAGGAGACAAATTTCCAAAGCAGCATGACGGCCGTTTCAGCGCAGAGCCATATATAAGTGAGCCTTTGCGTATCGATCAATCTAATAAAGACGTGTTTGCTGTATTGGCTAG TGATGGACTATGGGATGTGGTGAGTCCGAGTAAAGCTGTGCAGCTGGTGCTTCag AtgcgagagaaagagagagggacaGAAGATAGTGCAGAGAAAATAGCAAAGGGTTTACTTGATCAAGCTAATGTGATGCGTACAAAGGACAACACCTCCATTATTTACTTAGATTTTGATCCTTCTTTGTAA
- the LOC111213191 gene encoding caffeoylshikimate esterase-like, whose protein sequence is MGLHPIADADERNPFGSLSADEFYAKHSVSHSSAFITNPRGLKLFTQWWSPLPPTPPVGIVAVVHGFTGESSWFLQLTSILFAKSGFITCAIDHQGHGFSDGLVAHIPDINPVVDDCISFFDDFRSRQETPDLPCFLYSESLGGAIALYVSLRQRGAWDGLVLNGAMCGISRKFKPPWPLEHLLFVVANLIPTWRVIPTRGSIPDVSFKEPWKRKLALASPRRTVARPRAATAYELIRICNELQEKFEEVDVPLLIVHGGGDVVCDPACVEELHRRAASEDKTIKIYPEMWHQMVGESEENVDLVYGDILNWLKSRAESAAERKREGRAAVDGGA, encoded by the coding sequence ATGGGTCTCCATCCAATCGCCGACGCCGACGAACGCAACCCTTTTGGCTCCCTCTCCGCCGACGAATTCTACGCGAAGCATTCCGTCTCTCACTCCTCCGCCTTCATCACCAACCCTCGCGGCCTCAAGCTCTTCACCCAGTGGTGGTCCCCACTCCCTCCAACTCCCCCCGTCGGCATCGTCGCCGTCGTTCACggcttcaccggcgaatccagCTGGTTCCTCCAGCTCACGTCCATCCTCTTCGCTAAATCCGGCTTCATCACCTGCGCGATCGACCACCAGGGGCACGGATTCTCCGACGGCCTCGTCGCTCACATCCCCGACATCAACCCCGTCGTCGACGACTGCATCTCCTTCTTCGACGACTTCCGTAGCCGTCAGGAGACGCCGGATCTCCCCTGTTTTCTCTACTCCGAGTCCTTAGGCGGCGCGATCGCTCTCTACGTCTCGCTCCGCCAGAGAGGCGCGTGGGACGGGCTCGTCCTCAACGGCGCCATGTGTGGGATCAGCAGGAAGTTCAAGCCGCCGTGGCCGTTGGAGCATTTGCTCTTCGTCGTGGCTAATCTCATCCCTACGTGGCGCGTAATCCCCACGCGCGGCTCCATCCCTGATGTTTCGTTTAAGGAGCCGTGGAAGAGGAAGCTTGCGCTGGCTAGTCCTAGGAGGACGGTGGCGAGGCCACGCGCCGCCACGGCGTACGAGCTGATTCGAATTTGCAATGAGTTGCAGGAGAAGTTCGAGGAAGTGGATGTTCCGCTTCTGATCGTGCACGGCGGAGGGGACGTTGTTTGTGATCCGGCGTGTGTGGAGGAGCTTCATCGGCGAGCAGCGAGCGAGGATAAGACGATCAAGATCTACCCCGAGATGTGGCATCAGATGGTTGGGGAATCCGAGGAGAACGTTGATTTGGTTTACGGTGATATACTGAATTGGCTGAAGAGCCGAGCGGAAAGCGCTGCGGAGAGGAAACGGGAGGGACGCGCCGCCGTTGACGGTGGAGCTTAG
- the LOC125581773 gene encoding uncharacterized protein LOC125581773: MTAQIVKDAVRKIKATNLQRAEHKAEKQVEKRADNKLKKVKLKEATEVELSPYDKLPFPQRVLTKAQKKVLSKVRKDLSDIGVRLPKISGMREAHVQMMLINDILDHQAEVAELLDISIPKIDPIIPPKSLPKLESQGMFTLPCYLGIESMEPNTSSLQFGDSSSTTPIGLIKDFPLKIGACTIPIDLTVLKMATEKRVPLILGTPFLTSVGACIDFANKKVTLLNVNKAVSYPL, translated from the exons ATGACTG CACAAATTGTGAAGGACGCTGTCAGGAAGATTAAAGCAACGAATCTGCAAAGAGctgagcacaaggctgagaaacaaGTTGAGAAGAGAGCCGACAACAAGCTAAAAAAGGTTAAGCTAAAGGAAGCCACTGAGGTTGAGCTATCACCCTATGATAAGCTCCCTTTTCCCCAAAGAgttctcaccaaagctcagaaGAAGGTGCTCTCCAAGGTCAGGAAAGATCTTAGTGATATTGGGGTCAGACTTCCAAAAATCTCAGGTATGCGTGAAGCTCATGTCCAGATGATGCTCATCAACGACATTCTAGACCACCAAGCTGAAGTGGCCGAGCTTTTGGACATCTCCATTCCGAAGATTGATCCAATAATCCCTCCAAAGTCCCTCCCTAAGCTTGAGTCTCAAGGGATGTTCACCTTGCCTTGCTACCTTG GGATTGAGAGCATGGAGCCAAACACATCTTCACTACAGTTTGGAGATTCCTCTTCTACAACTCctattggtctcatcaaggacttccctttgaagattggaGCATGCACCATTCCTATAGACCTTACTGTTCtgaagatggcaactgagaagagagtCCCATTGATCCTTGGCACTCCATTCCTCACATCAGTGGGAGCTTGCATAGACtttgccaacaagaaggtcactCTCCTAAATGTGAACAAAGCTGTCTCCTATCCATTATAA